The genomic region CGATCACGTCCTCCAGCAGGAACATCAGGCCGACCCCGAGCGCGAACGTCGCGGCGTTGAGCCGCGTCAGAACCCGCCCGGCGTCCTCCCGGACGAGCTGGGCGACCTCGAGGATCACCTGTGCGATCGCGCCGAGCGCGACGGCGAAGAAGACCGTCGCCACGATCGGGGAGACGAGGAGCGAACCGACCCAGCCCCCGACGATCACCGTCCCGCCCGCGAGGGTGCCCATGAGCGCGAAGTGGCGAATCGGCGGGGCCTCGGCGTCGCGGGCGACGGCGGCGATGATCGTCGGTCCCTCGGTGACGTTGTGCAGCAGGAAGCCGATCACCAGCAGCGTCAGGAGACCATCCTGCCCGAGCGCGAAGGCGCTGCCGATGGCCAGCCCCTCGCCGAGGCTGTGGAGTCCCAGCGCGACGGCGACCAGATACGCGACGTGCAGGCCGTCGCCCGACCCGCCCGCGGCGACGGTTCGACGTCGCCAGACGCCGACGGCGTACATCGCGAGGAAGGTGCCGAGGAAGGCCACGAGAGCAACGGCCTCGCCGAGATACGCGGTCTCGACGCTCGCGACGAACCCGAACAGTTCGGCGACGATTTCGACTCCGACGAACGTCAGGATCCCCGCCGAGAGCGCGAGCACCCCGTGGACCAGGTGACCGTCGAGGGTCCTGATGTAGGGGAACCAGAGCATCCCGATGACGACGGGGAGGACGCCGGCGAAGAAGCCGATCACCGAAAGCGACCAGAACACCTCGAGCGAACTCGCGTCGGCGATCGCCGCCCGATCCCCGAACGGCGAGGCGAGAAACAGCGTCCCGACCGCGCATGCGAGGACGACGACGGGCCCGACCGCGAGCAGCCACCGCGGCGGGTCGACCGCGGAGAGGTCAACCGATCCCATCAGTCGCCCTCCACCGAGTGACCTGAAGTTAGACGAATCATTTGCTCTGATTAGACGGGTCTAAAATAAATGCCTTACGAGAGGAATCGTCGGGCGAGTCTACGGGGCCGCTTCGGGGACCGGCGCCACCCGGACGTGTCGGGCGACGTCCTCGGGGAGCGAGACGGGCTCGCCCTCCTCCGGCCGGACGGTCACCATTCCGAAGGGGGCGACCTCCTCGATGGCGAGGGAGACGCCGGGGTTGACCCCGCGCTCCGAGAGGTACTCGAGGATCTCGGGGTCCCGGTCGTTCACCTCCCGTACCTCGACGGTCGTCCCCGCGTCGTACTCGGCGAGCGCGTCGCCGACGGGTTCGGCGGGCGGTTCGAGGTCCGCGTTCGGGATCGGCGCGCCGTGGGGGTCGACCGTCGGGTCCTCCAGCGTCGCGGCGACGCGCTCCTCGAAGGCCTCGCTGATGTGGTGTTCGAGCCTGTCGGCCTCGTCGTGGACCTCGCTCCACGCGAAGTCGAGGTGTTCGGTGAGGTAGGCCTCCAGCAGGCGGTGGTGGCGGATCACCTCGAGGGCGACGCGCTCGCCCTCCGGGGTGAGGCTGACGCCCTTGTACTTCTCGCGGTCGGCGAGCCCCCGTTCCTCGAGCTTCGAGAGCATGCTCGTCACGGTCGGCGGCGTCACGTCGAGGTGCTCCGCGATCGCCGAGGTCCGCACTCGCTCGCCATCCCCCTCGTGTTGGAGCTGGTAGATGGCCTTGAGGTAGTCCTCCATGACGGCGCTGAGCATCATCGACCGTATTAGACGCGCCGAAACCCTAAGTCTACCGCTGTCGAACCCTCGGCTGGGACTCCGCGTCCGGTCCCGACGAACGCCGTCGCTACGGCGGTGAGAACGTGACTGAGGGGAGTAAGCCCCCTTCTGTTCGGCCCGGCATTCGGCTGAGCGCCCGCGCCCGTGTCCCCGGATCACATCCGGGGGCGTACCGAGCCGTGCTCGGTAGCGTCCGGGCTACCATACGACGCTCTCGCGTCGGGGCGCGGGCTTGCACCGGCGAGGGTGGCCGTTCCATCCGTTCTCCCCCGTCGACGCTCGGTCGGTGACTCCCCGCCCTCTCGGGCCGGGTTCGCGGACCTCATCGCTCGGGGGGAGGGGTCTCGTTTCTGTTCCAGTGCCGGCGGTCTCCCGCCCCGGGCTTGCGCCCGGTCGCC from Halalkalicoccus sp. NIPERK01 harbors:
- a CDS encoding ZIP family metal transporter → MGSVDLSAVDPPRWLLAVGPVVVLACAVGTLFLASPFGDRAAIADASSLEVFWSLSVIGFFAGVLPVVIGMLWFPYIRTLDGHLVHGVLALSAGILTFVGVEIVAELFGFVASVETAYLGEAVALVAFLGTFLAMYAVGVWRRRTVAAGGSGDGLHVAYLVAVALGLHSLGEGLAIGSAFALGQDGLLTLLVIGFLLHNVTEGPTIIAAVARDAEAPPIRHFALMGTLAGGTVIVGGWVGSLLVSPIVATVFFAVALGAIAQVILEVAQLVREDAGRVLTRLNAATFALGVGLMFLLEDVIVGGLLL
- a CDS encoding metal-dependent transcriptional regulator, whose product is MMLSAVMEDYLKAIYQLQHEGDGERVRTSAIAEHLDVTPPTVTSMLSKLEERGLADREKYKGVSLTPEGERVALEVIRHHRLLEAYLTEHLDFAWSEVHDEADRLEHHISEAFEERVAATLEDPTVDPHGAPIPNADLEPPAEPVGDALAEYDAGTTVEVREVNDRDPEILEYLSERGVNPGVSLAIEEVAPFGMVTVRPEEGEPVSLPEDVARHVRVAPVPEAAP